The nucleotide sequence ACTGACATACAAAAGAAATTTTATCTGGCGGTTATGGAAGAACGGTATGAGAAAGTCTTTGAGCCGGCATGCCGGAAGATCATGGGGCAGCAGATGGCAGAGGAAAGGCAGACGGAAGTTGGACAGGAAAGAAGGTGCAGGTAAATGTTTATTGACGAAACCATAGAGCTTCGGGAAGATTTGCCGGAAAGGCTGTGGCGTGACTTTGCGGAACTACGGAAATATTACGATGCGGGCGACTGGTTCAATTTTGATATTTTCTTTGAGGGGGTTGAGGCAACCGTTAAGGGATATTATCTGGCAGGGAAAATCAGCCGGGCAGACCTGGACTGCATTTTTCGGAAGTATGGGATTTTGTAATTCAGGACATGAGGAGATGATTCAGGTGGCTATTACGGTCAATATTTATTACAGTGGCGTGAATGGCAATGCAGTTAAATTTGCGGAAGAAATGGTTTCAAGCGGCATTGTCAGTGACATCCGTGCAGAAGATGGAAATATAAGATATGAATATTTTTTCCCTATGGATGATAAGGAGACGGTGCTTTTAATCGACAGTTGGAAAGACCAGCATTCCTTAGATGTCCACCATGCTTCTCCCATGATGGCAAAGATTACGGGACTTCGGGAAAAGTATGGCCTGCATATGAGGGTGGAACGGTATGTATCTGATGAAAGCGGAGTTCCGGCAGCGGATATGGCATTTATCAGGGAATAAGGACGAAATAATCCGGAGGTGCAGCAGTGAAGAAAATTCTTATAGTGCAGGGTGGCGGCAGGGCTAATGGGAATACGGCACAGCTTGTCAGCTATTTTGTAAAAGGGGCAGAGGAAGGCGGGCATTCGGTTGAGGTGGTATCACTGGTAAAAAATGAAGTCAAAGGGTGTCTTGGCTGCAATGCCTGCCGCTATGGGAAACCATGTGTGCAGAAAGACGCATTTAACGGTATTGTTCCCCAAATAAAAGATGCAGACTGTATCGTTTTTGCCTCACCTTTGTATTTCTGGACGGTATCATCCCGGATAAAGGCCTTCATTGAAAGGTTTTACTGTATCGCAGAGGAAGATTCCAACCCGCCATTGGGCAGGTATGAAAAATATCCGGTTAAGGACTGTGCGCTGCTTATGACTTCGGCAGATGATTTCTTCTGGACCTTTGAGCAGGCGGTTTCCTATTACCAGTTTACGATGGTAAATTATATTGGATTCCATGACAGGGGGATGGTGCTTGCCGGGGGATGCGGGGATACGAACGGCAAGCCGCAGATTGATAAGACAGCCCACTTGCAGGCGGCGTATGAATTTGTGAATAATCCCCGAAAAAATAAAGGAATATGATTTCCCGGTTTCTCTCCGGCAGGGATAACAGGGCGGCTGCAAGCTCCCCATTGGTGAGGATAACTGTTTGACCGCATATCGTTATGGGGTATTCTTCATAAGGTGCTTCAAAATATTCGTCTGTTGTACCTAAAGGGTAAAATTTTTCTTCTGTGAGGTATTCAAGGGATATTTCTTTTTGCCGCCGTCTGCTCCTGTCACGCCATGCGTTGAGTGCTGCATAGCGTATGACGGTCTTGCAAAAGCCGTTGAATGTATACATGATGTGTTCCTTGTATGCTTCTGTGCAAGGCATAGATAATTCCCCCTTTCTCCCACATAGGGCGTTGCATGATATATAGATATATTTTTTCTACAAATTAAAAAATGTTTTTAACCTTGCTGATTCCAATAAACCATTTACATTTACAGAAAATTATGAGTGTGTTTTTGTATAGAAGTGAACCGATAGTTTATAGGAAATTACCCCCATGATTGCCAAAACAACAATACCTATAATAATTGCATAATTAGCAAGCCATAAAGCTAAACTCTCCAAGTCAACATTAAACTGCTTTAGGACATACGCAACAGCTAAAACCAGCATAACAGAAAATATCATTGTCAATGAACCACCATTAACTCCCAAAGCATAACCTGTTGGAATGGTCAGTAAGCCATAAAACAGAGCAAGTGTAAATCCTGCCAACGAAAATTTCACACACAGGACAAGTGTAAGTTCCTTAAAAAACAATCCTGCGATAACACATAAACTGAATGAAATAGTAGACATTACAACAGTAATAAGTATGAAAAACAAATATCTACTTGTAACAATCATCTTACGGGTAGTAGGTAAGGCAATCGCTAATTTATCCCATTTGCATTGCGTGTCATATACCATAATCGTTTTAGGAATACCCACTAAAAGTAACGGTAGGAAAAGTGCTACATACATTGCCCCTACTGCTTGAAAATAAATCAATACACCCAATGCAACAAGAGCGATAAGAATATAGTTCAAGGGGCGTATGCGTTCTCTCATTACATAAAAATCCTTTTGAATTAGCCCTTTCATTTTGTTTCCCCCTTTACATAGAACAGCATAATGTCATCAATATTTGCAGGCTCCACAATAGCCTTTGGATAACTTTTTTCTACTTTGCGCCGATTGCAAACAAGAACTTTATACTGAAAATCCTGTTTACGAAAAGCTATGATTTCCGATTTATCCATATTTTCAAATATTGCAGCACCACAAATCACAACTCCATAATTATCAATCAATTCATCTTTAGGGTGGCTGAAAATCAGCTTGCCTTTGTGTATGAAAGTGATATAATCAGCGACTTTCTCTAAATCACTTGTTATATGTGTAGAAAACAATATAGAGTGATTTTCGTCTTGAACAAAGTCAATAAGAATATCCAAAATATCATCTCTAATTACGGGGTCAAGTCCGCTGGTCGCCTCGTCCAAGATTAACATTTCTGCTTTATGGGAAAGAGCAACCGCAAAAGCCAATTTAACTTTCATTCCCCTTGAAAAATCTTTAATTTTCTTTTTGAGGGGAAGTTCAAATTGCGTAAGGTAATTTTGATACTCGCGGCTTTGCCAGCTTGAATAAATACCTGCCATGCACTTCCCAAGTTCAATAGGTGTCAATATATCGGGAAAGTGATTTTCGTCAAATATTATCCCAATCTTATTTTTGATAAAAACCTCTTCCGAAATATTATCTTTCCCGAAAATAGTGATTTCGCCATCTGTCATTGTGATTTCGTTAAGTATGCAGTTGATTGTCGTGGACTTTCCAGCTCCATTTTCCCCGATCAATCCCATAATCACACCACGGGGAATTGAGAAACTCAATTTATCAAGAACAAAATCCCCATAATCTTTTGATAGATTGTGTACCTCTAAAATATTTTCAGTCATTTAATCTTCCTCCTCATATAAAATTGTTAGCAATTCAATCATTTTATCAAAAGAAATTCCACTTGCACGGGCTATTTCTATTGCTTCTAAAAACCTTTCCTCAATTTTCTTTTGTTGTTCTTCCAGATAAAAATCTTGATTTTGCGCCGATACATAACACCCTTTTCCTGCCGTGGTTTCGATAAAACCGTCCTCCTGCAACGTGGAGTATGCTTTCTGAACAGTTAAAATGCTAATGTGTAAAGATTTTGCCAAAGACCGTACAGAAGGAATGGCTTCGCCAGTTTTTAACTCTCCACTCATAATTGCCGCCTTAATTTGTGTAGAAATTTGCTCATATAAGGGTCGGCTTGCCTTATTGCTTACTATGATTTCCAACTTCTCACCACCATTCCGTTCTATACTGTTATATAAGAGTAAATACAGTATAAAACAGGTCGATTTAATTGTCAATAGGGATAATAAAAAGCAGAGCAAACGGTGTGTTTGTCCTGCTCCTTATATTTACAATAATTTTAGGCATTTGCGAAACGCCAGAACCCGCATAAATACGGGATTCTTTTTGTCACAAAATAAAACAACTCCTCACTGGTTTGTGGTAAAATTGAGATGCCGAGTAACAATCAACCATATCCACCAGTAAAGGAGTTGTACCTACATGATAACATACAAACAGCTCTCTTTGGCAGATATTTTTACCGATTGCCAAAATAAATTTGATAATGATAAATATCAGTTCCTTGCACTTCTCGAAAATACCATCAACTTAGATGAAATTGTCCCAGTGTCCTTTATTTCTCATTTCCATGCTGCCACTGGCAGGCCCCGTAAGCATCTGCTTTATCCAATGCTCAGGGCTCTGTTATTACAGCTTATCTTCTCAATCCCAACAACATCCCTGCTGATCATATTCCTGAAATACTCCCAGGAACTGCGAGACTTCTGTGGGTTTGATGTTGTCCCGGATGCCTCTAAATTCACCCGGTTCAAACAGGATTTTTTATCGGACTTACAATCCATGTTCGATCATCTTGCTGACTTGACCGAACCGATCTGCCATTGTATTGATACACAGAAAGCTTCCATGCTTCTCTTTGACACCTCCGGCATTGAGGCATGGGTTACAGAAAACAATCCCAAATATGCCAACCGTATCATCAAACAGCTGAAAGCCTTCAAAAAAGCAAAAGGGATGGCCGATTCCTTTGACCCTTATAAAGCCGCCTACGGCTCCATGCCTTCCCATGCTGCCG is from Lachnospiraceae bacterium JLR.KK002 and encodes:
- a CDS encoding antibiotic biosynthesis monooxygenase produces the protein MAITVNIYYSGVNGNAVKFAEEMVSSGIVSDIRAEDGNIRYEYFFPMDDKETVLLIDSWKDQHSLDVHHASPMMAKITGLREKYGLHMRVERYVSDESGVPAADMAFIRE
- a CDS encoding flavodoxin family protein, producing MKKILIVQGGGRANGNTAQLVSYFVKGAEEGGHSVEVVSLVKNEVKGCLGCNACRYGKPCVQKDAFNGIVPQIKDADCIVFASPLYFWTVSSRIKAFIERFYCIAEEDSNPPLGRYEKYPVKDCALLMTSADDFFWTFEQAVSYYQFTMVNYIGFHDRGMVLAGGCGDTNGKPQIDKTAHLQAAYEFVNNPRKNKGI
- a CDS encoding ABC-2 transporter permease, with amino-acid sequence MKGLIQKDFYVMRERIRPLNYILIALVALGVLIYFQAVGAMYVALFLPLLLVGIPKTIMVYDTQCKWDKLAIALPTTRKMIVTSRYLFFILITVVMSTISFSLCVIAGLFFKELTLVLCVKFSLAGFTLALFYGLLTIPTGYALGVNGGSLTMIFSVMLVLAVAYVLKQFNVDLESLALWLANYAIIIGIVVLAIMGVISYKLSVHFYTKTHS
- a CDS encoding GntR family transcriptional regulator, producing MEIIVSNKASRPLYEQISTQIKAAIMSGELKTGEAIPSVRSLAKSLHISILTVQKAYSTLQEDGFIETTAGKGCYVSAQNQDFYLEEQQKKIEERFLEAIEIARASGISFDKMIELLTILYEEED
- a CDS encoding ABC transporter ATP-binding protein, whose protein sequence is MTENILEVHNLSKDYGDFVLDKLSFSIPRGVIMGLIGENGAGKSTTINCILNEITMTDGEITIFGKDNISEEVFIKNKIGIIFDENHFPDILTPIELGKCMAGIYSSWQSREYQNYLTQFELPLKKKIKDFSRGMKVKLAFAVALSHKAEMLILDEATSGLDPVIRDDILDILIDFVQDENHSILFSTHITSDLEKVADYITFIHKGKLIFSHPKDELIDNYGVVICGAAIFENMDKSEIIAFRKQDFQYKVLVCNRRKVEKSYPKAIVEPANIDDIMLFYVKGETK